In Chryseobacterium gleum, a single genomic region encodes these proteins:
- a CDS encoding GNAT family N-acetyltransferase, producing MKYTTQWLTDKSRVKELVDFFITHKTDAYISHGEMMSGRAIDSHHWNPDLELILTEQLITDFNSDGNSKLNILIAENENGEIVGMMVFNVINSPFKKYAILEDMLLDQSVRGQSLGSKLLEKAIHESKSWNISFILLESGVNNHRAHNFFSKYGFKKVSESYILSF from the coding sequence ATGAAATATACTACCCAATGGCTTACCGATAAAAGCCGCGTGAAAGAACTCGTCGACTTTTTTATTACCCATAAAACAGATGCATATATTTCTCATGGCGAAATGATGTCCGGCAGAGCGATAGATTCACACCATTGGAATCCTGATCTTGAACTGATTCTGACAGAACAGCTGATCACCGATTTTAATTCCGATGGCAATTCCAAACTGAATATTCTGATTGCAGAAAATGAAAACGGGGAAATTGTCGGCATGATGGTTTTTAACGTCATCAACAGTCCTTTTAAAAAATATGCCATTCTGGAAGATATGCTCCTGGATCAGTCTGTGAGAGGACAATCCCTTGGGAGCAAGCTGCTTGAGAAAGCCATTCATGAATCTAAAAGCTGGAACATCAGTTTTATCTTATTAGAAAGTGGAGTCAACAATCATCGCGCTCACAACTTTTTTAGTAAATATGGTTTCAAAAAGGTGTCGGAGAGTTATATTCTATCATTTTAA
- a CDS encoding heme-binding domain-containing protein: MNRNIKNIFLGFVLIFLLIQFIQPVRNTHYGQVPSTDISKVYKVPENVQSVLRNSCYDCHSNSTHYPFYSYIQPLGYYIEKHIQKGKEELNFNEWSSYSRRKQTHKLESVANQVQQKKMPLTSYTYLHPEVALSEDQIKEIVRWIELVQTENNKANKN; encoded by the coding sequence ATGAACCGGAACATCAAAAATATATTTTTAGGGTTTGTTCTCATTTTTTTGCTTATTCAATTCATTCAGCCTGTCCGTAATACTCATTATGGGCAGGTACCTTCAACAGATATTTCAAAAGTTTATAAAGTTCCTGAGAATGTACAGTCTGTTTTGAGGAATTCCTGTTATGACTGTCACAGTAATTCTACTCATTATCCCTTCTATTCCTACATACAACCTTTAGGATATTATATTGAAAAGCATATACAAAAGGGAAAAGAAGAATTGAATTTTAATGAATGGAGTAGTTACAGCCGTCGTAAACAGACTCATAAATTAGAATCTGTTGCGAATCAGGTACAGCAGAAAAAAATGCCGCTTACCTCTTATACTTATCTTCATCCGGAAGTTGCCCTTTCTGAAGATCAGATAAAAGAAATAGTTCGGTGGATAGAGTTGGTGCAGACTGAAAATAATAAAGCAAATAAGAATTAA
- a CDS encoding DUF3347 domain-containing protein, protein MKNIITILFVGATLYSCNKSDTTISEKKTEPEIKTTGKTEPAEISDQEVQESPEESKKETGQLSAFPIQQIIKGYLPLKNALAQDDSKKASDAAKRLFSVLKKIDISKTDAKSNSELRDILESAAENAEHIIEKSDDIAHQREHLLSLSNDITDLIKEQGTGGLKLYQDFCPMYNNGNGGTWISESEEIINPYEGQKMINCGSVKKVF, encoded by the coding sequence ATGAAAAATATAATAACCATACTGTTTGTGGGAGCTACATTATACTCTTGTAATAAATCCGATACTACAATATCTGAAAAGAAAACAGAACCGGAAATTAAAACGACTGGCAAAACTGAACCTGCTGAAATCTCAGATCAGGAAGTACAGGAAAGTCCGGAAGAAAGTAAAAAAGAAACAGGCCAGCTTTCAGCTTTTCCGATCCAGCAAATTATCAAAGGCTACCTTCCTCTAAAAAATGCCCTGGCTCAGGATGATTCTAAAAAAGCTTCCGATGCGGCTAAAAGACTGTTTTCTGTATTAAAGAAAATAGATATCAGTAAAACCGATGCTAAAAGCAATTCTGAGTTGCGTGATATTTTAGAAAGTGCTGCAGAAAATGCAGAGCATATCATTGAAAAATCTGATGATATAGCACATCAGAGAGAGCATCTGCTTTCCCTGAGCAATGATATCACCGATTTAATAAAAGAACAGGGAACAGGCGGTCTGAAATTATATCAGGATTTCTGTCCTATGTATAATAACGGAAACGGAGGCACCTGGATCAGTGAATCGGAAGAGATTATCAATCCATATGAAGGCCAGAAAATGATTAACTGTGGCTCTGTAAAAAAAGTATTTTAA
- a CDS encoding multicopper oxidase domain-containing protein: protein MFLVLLFSVFTFAQTTKTYYTCPMHPEVVSSKPGDCPKCGMTLVKKTAVIKSKVAAKPETKAIPTEIKTKSPETKINKANKVKETAKVEKAKIIKPSVQPEKKVLTQAQTVYTCPMHPEVVSDKPGKCPKCGMDLVEKEDHSRHTDAETKEEKSVLKRNSENGRITFGGKTVRYDLYVKDTIINFTGKNRRAIAINGKLQAPTLYFTEGDTAEIYLHNMLKENTGLHWHGVILPNEHDGVPYLTTKPVKPGDTHLYKFRISQNGTYWYHSHEALQEQIGMNGILVFKKREGEPKTEYNAEIPVLLGDWSDDDPMQIARRLHMANTDWYAVKKNAVQSYWEAIKSGNLGTKALNEWKRMEAMDVSDVYYDKFLINGTPSSDYSNLKAGDKVRLRVANGGSSTYFWLNYGGGKIKVVGNDGNDVVPVEVDRLIVGVSETYDIEVTIPENKSFEFRATSEDRIGHASLWLGSGEKVEAPNLPRLMLFEGMKMMNGMMEMSGNMKPMNMTMGNQMMDMNEVMYPELSENQRKTTMKHINEMMGVKTKEDKKEDHSQHSGMDMKEEKAIKRLSYNILKSPEKTILPTDSIREMKFTLEGNMNHYLWTLDNKTVTETDKILIKKGEVLRIKMYNNSMMRHPMHLHGHDFRLINSKGEYSPLKNVVDIMPMETVTIEFAANQDGDWFFHCHILYHMMAGMGRVFSYENSKPNPQLPNRKLAWKNFIQDNKMTSSMAMLDVASNKIHAETMTMFGPRWANLNEFHTNWNFDHFEGSVKVGRFLGKFQWALPYAGIRVQKNHEIMERQMAENLGMDFHGKKTWFGQQKASRNKFAFIVGMQYVLPMLITADASVDQNGKVLLELSREDIPLSRRLRGNFSVNSDGEFSTGVRYILQKWLSVSGNYDNELGWGAGVTLTY from the coding sequence ATGTTTCTGGTGCTTTTATTCTCTGTTTTTACTTTCGCACAAACTACAAAAACGTATTATACCTGCCCGATGCACCCGGAAGTGGTGTCATCAAAACCTGGAGACTGCCCGAAATGCGGAATGACTCTTGTGAAAAAAACAGCAGTTATAAAATCCAAAGTAGCAGCAAAACCGGAAACGAAAGCGATCCCTACAGAGATTAAAACAAAATCTCCAGAAACAAAAATAAATAAGGCAAATAAAGTAAAGGAAACAGCTAAGGTTGAGAAAGCAAAAATAATAAAGCCTTCTGTTCAACCTGAGAAAAAAGTCTTAACTCAAGCTCAAACTGTTTACACCTGTCCGATGCACCCAGAGGTGGTTTCAGACAAACCTGGAAAATGCCCTAAATGTGGGATGGATCTGGTAGAAAAAGAAGATCATTCCCGTCACACAGACGCTGAAACAAAAGAAGAAAAGTCTGTTCTAAAACGTAATTCAGAAAACGGGCGAATTACTTTCGGAGGAAAAACAGTTCGTTATGATCTGTATGTAAAAGATACGATTATCAATTTTACAGGAAAAAACAGAAGGGCTATTGCAATCAACGGGAAACTTCAAGCTCCTACTTTGTATTTTACAGAAGGTGACACTGCTGAAATCTATCTGCACAATATGCTTAAGGAAAATACCGGATTGCACTGGCACGGAGTGATTCTTCCTAATGAACATGATGGTGTTCCATATCTTACCACAAAGCCTGTAAAACCTGGAGATACCCATTTATATAAATTCAGAATCTCTCAAAACGGAACCTATTGGTATCATTCTCACGAAGCTCTTCAGGAACAGATAGGAATGAACGGTATTCTGGTCTTTAAAAAAAGAGAAGGCGAACCGAAAACGGAGTACAATGCTGAAATTCCGGTATTACTTGGAGATTGGAGCGATGATGATCCGATGCAGATCGCAAGAAGGCTTCATATGGCGAATACAGACTGGTATGCTGTAAAGAAAAATGCGGTACAGAGTTACTGGGAAGCCATTAAGTCCGGGAATTTGGGAACAAAAGCCCTGAATGAATGGAAAAGAATGGAAGCAATGGATGTAAGTGATGTTTATTACGATAAATTTCTGATTAACGGTACTCCAAGTTCAGATTATTCCAATTTAAAAGCTGGTGACAAAGTAAGGCTTAGAGTTGCGAATGGAGGGTCTTCTACCTATTTCTGGCTGAATTATGGAGGCGGAAAGATAAAAGTAGTGGGAAATGACGGGAATGATGTGGTACCTGTAGAGGTTGACCGTCTGATTGTAGGAGTTTCCGAAACCTATGATATTGAAGTGACCATCCCTGAAAATAAAAGCTTTGAATTCCGGGCGACCTCAGAAGACAGAATAGGACACGCATCCCTTTGGCTGGGTTCCGGTGAAAAGGTTGAAGCTCCCAATCTTCCAAGGCTTATGCTTTTTGAAGGAATGAAAATGATGAACGGAATGATGGAAATGAGCGGGAATATGAAGCCTATGAATATGACGATGGGAAATCAGATGATGGATATGAATGAAGTCATGTATCCGGAATTATCTGAAAATCAAAGAAAAACTACAATGAAGCACATTAATGAGATGATGGGCGTGAAAACGAAGGAAGACAAGAAGGAAGATCATTCCCAACACTCAGGCATGGATATGAAGGAAGAAAAAGCCATCAAAAGATTGTCTTACAATATTTTAAAATCTCCTGAAAAAACCATTCTTCCCACAGACAGCATCCGTGAGATGAAATTTACGCTGGAAGGGAATATGAACCATTACCTGTGGACTTTGGATAATAAAACCGTAACAGAGACGGATAAAATTCTGATCAAAAAAGGAGAGGTTCTCAGAATCAAGATGTATAATAATTCTATGATGCGTCACCCGATGCACCTTCACGGTCATGATTTCAGATTGATCAATTCAAAAGGAGAATATTCTCCACTGAAGAATGTAGTGGATATCATGCCGATGGAAACCGTAACGATAGAATTTGCTGCCAATCAGGATGGAGACTGGTTTTTCCACTGCCATATTTTATACCATATGATGGCGGGAATGGGAAGAGTCTTCAGCTATGAAAATTCAAAACCCAATCCACAGCTTCCGAATAGAAAATTAGCCTGGAAAAACTTTATACAGGACAATAAAATGACGAGTTCTATGGCAATGCTGGATGTGGCAAGCAATAAGATTCATGCAGAGACCATGACCATGTTTGGGCCAAGATGGGCTAACCTTAATGAGTTTCATACCAACTGGAATTTTGATCATTTTGAAGGAAGTGTAAAAGTAGGACGCTTCTTAGGAAAATTTCAATGGGCATTACCTTATGCAGGAATCAGGGTTCAGAAGAATCATGAGATCATGGAAAGACAGATGGCAGAAAATCTGGGAATGGATTTTCATGGCAAAAAGACCTGGTTCGGACAGCAGAAAGCCTCCAGAAACAAGTTCGCATTTATAGTAGGTATGCAGTATGTGCTGCCAATGTTGATTACTGCTGACGCAAGTGTGGACCAAAACGGAAAAGTATTACTGGAATTGAGCCGTGAAGATATACCGCTTTCCAGAAGGCTGAGGGGAAATTTCAGCGTTAATTCAGACGGTGAGTTTTCAACCGGAGTGAGGTATATTCTTCAAAAATGGTTATCTGTTTCCGGAAACTATGATAATGAACTGGGCTGGGGTGCAGGTGTTACTTTAACCTATTAA
- a CDS encoding DUF3347 domain-containing protein codes for MKKYIITAALSLFSIISVAAQSKKDAQVSKLYQNYIAIKSALASDDADKTSKAANEFIKTASAIDYKVVSEGDLNILRKDASAISEARTVAAQRETFFNLSDNMIALTKEFKLSEKPVYVQYCPMADGSWLSDEKQIANPYYGKSMLTCGSVKSEIN; via the coding sequence ATGAAAAAATATATCATCACAGCAGCCTTATCTTTATTCTCAATTATTTCAGTAGCAGCCCAATCTAAAAAGGATGCTCAGGTCTCTAAGCTGTATCAGAACTATATCGCTATCAAATCAGCTTTGGCTTCAGATGACGCAGATAAAACATCAAAAGCAGCAAACGAATTTATTAAAACAGCTTCAGCCATAGACTATAAAGTTGTATCTGAAGGAGATCTTAATATTCTCAGAAAAGATGCCTCTGCTATTTCTGAAGCAAGAACCGTGGCAGCACAAAGAGAAACTTTTTTCAACCTTTCAGACAATATGATTGCCTTGACCAAAGAGTTTAAGCTTTCTGAAAAGCCGGTATATGTACAATACTGCCCAATGGCAGATGGAAGCTGGCTAAGCGATGAAAAACAGATCGCTAATCCATATTATGGGAAATCTATGCTTACTTGCGGGAGTGTAAAGTCAGAAATTAATTAA
- a CDS encoding HYC_CC_PP family protein, protein MKKILAILFSIFYFGFSSGAAFSIHYCMKEFVSVSQKTDGICAKCGVKDKKGCCKTEIKVVKVDDSQRSDLLKIDFLGQISEVPVKHQFAVIDKSFSATKFTQIQINAPPEYRPVPIYINHCNFRI, encoded by the coding sequence ATGAAAAAGATTCTTGCCATATTGTTTTCTATTTTCTACTTCGGGTTTTCTTCCGGAGCGGCATTTAGCATTCACTATTGCATGAAAGAATTTGTTTCTGTAAGCCAGAAAACAGATGGTATCTGTGCAAAATGCGGTGTTAAAGATAAAAAAGGATGTTGCAAAACAGAGATCAAAGTAGTAAAAGTAGATGATTCCCAGAGATCAGATCTGCTTAAAATTGACTTTTTAGGCCAGATTTCAGAAGTTCCGGTTAAACATCAGTTTGCCGTTATTGATAAGTCTTTTTCGGCAACCAAATTTACTCAGATCCAGATCAATGCGCCGCCCGAATACAGGCCGGTACCTATCTACATCAATCATTGTAATTTTAGAATTTAG
- a CDS encoding GNAT family N-acetyltransferase, whose translation MSNIIFKINEKIEIKTIKDLLFMSDYLPIIDMDDDFRLQKMFDNANLVVSAWSENKLVCIARSLCDFSCYLSDICVNKEFRHLNIGKRLIEITKEHAGKECKIILHSSEDALNFYHKIGMKRISEAFIIQREY comes from the coding sequence ATGAGCAATATTATATTTAAAATAAACGAAAAGATAGAAATTAAAACAATTAAAGATTTATTATTCATGTCCGATTATTTGCCAATTATTGACATGGATGATGACTTTCGTTTACAAAAAATGTTTGATAATGCAAACCTTGTTGTATCTGCCTGGTCAGAAAATAAATTAGTCTGTATTGCCCGGTCACTATGCGACTTTAGTTGTTACTTATCTGATATTTGTGTAAACAAAGAATTCAGGCATTTAAATATTGGGAAAAGATTAATTGAAATAACAAAAGAACACGCAGGAAAAGAATGTAAAATAATTCTCCATTCTTCAGAAGATGCATTAAATTTCTACCATAAAATTGGAATGAAAAGAATTTCAGAAGCATTTATAATCCAAAGAGAATATTAA
- a CDS encoding TonB-dependent receptor plug domain-containing protein, with protein sequence MKKLVLPLSLMVPFLIFSQQRKKDTATTKVTDIEEVVFQKKATGRTNDLTNVRISAKEAKSVASINGGIEGLLKTLPSVNSNTELSSQYMVRGGNYDENLIYINDIEIYRPFLIRNSQQEGMSIINPDMVSTVNFSAGGFEAKYGDKMSSALNIYYREPEKFEVSGEASLIGGRLTTGLASKNKKFTALFSGRYRNTNLVLNTLKEDTDFNPTYWDFQSYLDYHVSDKFSMSFIGYYSKNDYEMIPRAKSVTFGSLQQPITVDIGYAGKENDQYKNMMGTFSMNYKPADKWKLTLDAFAYQNREREYYTINSGYELQTFDPVTQQPVTSFDVGGQIEHARNDLFVRTYGTQFRAKFSPNVNTDFEVGFKYEKENLKDLTNEWKVVDSAGYSLPRPEIIDPRTGMTGDLKLAYYIAGQNNIEPTRLSAYAQYSQKFYWGASKVFVNAGVRVANWSFNKETIFSPRAQFAIKPDWDSDMLFKISGGIYYQAPFYKEIKDLDGNFNSNIKSQRSIQVILANDYEFQMYDRPFKLTTELYYKKLDNLIPYYMDNVRIRYSGQNNSKGYAYGIDTRLFGEFVPGVDSWLSASYARVYENIDGRGDIPRPTDQRLRFAMFYQDYMPSFPSMRVNLTLVYAMGLPTGAPVMFNSNGQPDFGSAYNYQQTLPSYKRVDLGLTKVFIDPKEKNKRSGFWGNFEELTLGVQVFNAFNINNTVANQWITDYNTNYMYPVPVRLTGRFFNVKLEFKL encoded by the coding sequence TTGAAAAAACTAGTTTTACCGCTAAGCCTTATGGTCCCGTTTCTGATTTTCTCCCAACAAAGAAAAAAAGATACAGCGACCACTAAAGTAACCGATATAGAGGAAGTTGTCTTCCAGAAAAAAGCAACAGGAAGAACAAATGATCTTACCAACGTAAGAATTTCAGCGAAAGAAGCCAAATCAGTAGCTTCTATTAATGGTGGAATTGAAGGATTGCTTAAAACACTACCTTCCGTAAACTCCAATACCGAGCTGTCTTCCCAATATATGGTTCGTGGCGGAAACTATGATGAAAACCTTATCTACATTAATGATATTGAGATTTACAGACCTTTCCTGATCAGAAACTCGCAACAGGAAGGGATGAGTATCATCAATCCCGATATGGTTTCTACAGTGAATTTCTCTGCAGGAGGATTTGAAGCTAAATATGGAGATAAAATGTCTTCTGCTTTAAATATCTATTATCGTGAGCCTGAAAAATTTGAAGTTTCAGGAGAAGCAAGTTTAATAGGTGGAAGATTGACAACAGGTTTGGCTTCAAAAAATAAAAAGTTTACAGCCTTATTTTCCGGAAGATACAGAAATACCAATCTTGTTCTTAACACTCTGAAGGAAGATACAGACTTTAACCCGACCTATTGGGATTTCCAGTCTTATCTGGATTATCATGTCAGTGATAAATTCTCTATGTCATTCATTGGGTATTATTCCAAAAATGATTATGAGATGATTCCCAGAGCAAAAAGTGTTACTTTCGGAAGTCTTCAGCAGCCTATTACGGTGGATATAGGGTATGCGGGTAAAGAAAATGACCAGTATAAAAATATGATGGGTACATTCTCTATGAACTATAAGCCAGCCGACAAATGGAAGCTTACATTGGATGCTTTTGCCTATCAGAACAGAGAAAGAGAATATTACACAATCAATTCAGGATATGAATTGCAGACTTTTGATCCTGTGACGCAGCAGCCGGTAACATCGTTTGACGTCGGCGGACAGATAGAACATGCAAGAAATGACCTGTTTGTAAGAACCTATGGAACCCAGTTCAGGGCCAAATTTTCGCCCAATGTAAATACCGACTTTGAGGTTGGATTTAAATATGAAAAAGAAAACCTGAAAGATCTTACCAATGAATGGAAGGTTGTAGATTCTGCAGGGTACAGCCTGCCAAGACCTGAAATTATTGATCCGAGAACAGGAATGACTGGTGATCTTAAACTTGCGTATTATATCGCCGGGCAAAACAATATTGAGCCTACAAGACTTTCTGCATATGCACAGTATTCACAGAAATTCTATTGGGGAGCCAGTAAAGTATTTGTAAATGCCGGAGTACGTGTTGCCAACTGGAGTTTCAATAAAGAAACGATATTCTCTCCAAGAGCCCAGTTTGCGATTAAGCCTGATTGGGACAGTGATATGTTGTTCAAAATTTCAGGTGGAATCTATTATCAGGCACCTTTCTATAAAGAGATTAAGGATTTAGACGGTAATTTTAACTCTAACATAAAATCGCAGCGTTCTATCCAGGTTATTCTTGCCAATGATTATGAGTTCCAGATGTATGACAGACCATTTAAACTGACTACAGAACTTTATTACAAGAAACTGGATAATCTGATCCCGTATTATATGGATAACGTAAGAATTCGTTATTCCGGACAGAACAATTCCAAAGGTTATGCTTATGGTATTGATACAAGATTATTCGGGGAATTTGTTCCTGGTGTAGATTCCTGGTTGTCTGCAAGTTATGCTAGGGTGTATGAAAATATTGATGGAAGAGGAGATATTCCAAGACCTACAGACCAAAGGTTGAGGTTTGCCATGTTCTATCAGGATTATATGCCAAGTTTCCCGTCTATGCGCGTCAACCTTACTTTAGTCTATGCTATGGGATTACCTACAGGAGCGCCTGTGATGTTCAACAGCAACGGACAGCCGGATTTTGGTTCAGCGTATAATTATCAGCAGACTCTCCCTTCTTATAAAAGGGTAGATTTAGGATTGACAAAGGTATTTATTGATCCGAAAGAAAAAAATAAGAGATCCGGTTTCTGGGGTAATTTCGAGGAACTGACATTAGGAGTTCAGGTTTTCAACGCATTTAACATAAACAACACTGTTGCAAACCAATGGATTACAGATTACAATACCAATTACATGTATCCTGTTCCGGTACGTCTTACAGGGCGTTTCTTCAATGTGAAGCTGGAATTTAAACTGTAA
- the kdsA gene encoding 3-deoxy-8-phosphooctulonate synthase translates to MIQYLDNISHKDSKNFFLIAGPCIIEGEDMALRIAEKVISITDKYNIPYIFKGSFKKANRSRVDSFTTIGEEKSLEILKKVGETFNIPTTTDIHENEHAALAAQYVDVLQIPAFLVRQTDLLIAAAKTGKCVTLKKGQFLSPEAMKFAVQKVTDSHNQKVAIIERGNSFGYTDLIVDYRGIPTMREYAPVILDVTHSLQQPNQSSGVTGGRPDLIETVAKAGIAVGADGIFIETHPTPETALSDGANMLRLDLLEDLLQKLTRIRESIL, encoded by the coding sequence ATGATTCAGTATTTAGATAATATTTCGCACAAAGATTCAAAAAACTTTTTCCTTATTGCCGGTCCTTGTATTATAGAAGGAGAAGATATGGCACTAAGAATCGCTGAAAAAGTAATCAGTATTACGGATAAATATAATATTCCATACATTTTCAAAGGAAGTTTCAAAAAAGCAAACAGAAGCCGTGTAGATTCTTTCACAACCATTGGAGAAGAAAAATCTCTTGAAATCCTTAAAAAAGTAGGAGAGACCTTCAATATTCCTACTACAACAGATATTCATGAGAATGAGCATGCGGCATTGGCAGCACAATATGTGGATGTTCTGCAGATTCCTGCATTCCTTGTTCGCCAGACCGATTTATTGATCGCTGCAGCAAAAACAGGAAAATGTGTTACCCTGAAAAAAGGACAGTTCCTTTCGCCGGAAGCGATGAAGTTTGCCGTTCAGAAAGTAACAGATTCCCATAACCAGAAAGTGGCTATTATTGAAAGAGGAAATTCTTTCGGATATACAGATCTTATCGTGGATTACAGAGGAATTCCTACGATGAGAGAATATGCACCTGTTATTTTGGATGTTACACATTCCTTGCAACAGCCTAATCAAAGCTCAGGGGTTACAGGAGGAAGACCAGACCTTATTGAAACGGTTGCTAAAGCAGGAATTGCAGTAGGAGCAGACGGAATTTTCATCGAAACACATCCTACACCGGAAACCGCATTATCTGATGGTGCCAATATGTTAAGATTAGATTTATTAGAAGATTTGTTACAAAAATTGACAAGAATTAGAGAATCGATTTTGTAA
- a CDS encoding DUF1697 domain-containing protein, with product MKYCAFLRGVNVKGTNMKMADVCQVFKDAGMNEVSSILASGNIVFSSDKNSDELKTILEKAMSEHFSYEAFLFVRSQEEVEVLWNSIPFEKNDTFHIYGFIGMPGVEKVLMEEFQKAAQDENEKAAIVNGIFYWQVPKGNTLDSTFGKVLGKKSLKDQFTSRNVNTFEKVLKKMG from the coding sequence ATGAAATACTGTGCTTTTCTCCGTGGCGTCAACGTAAAAGGAACTAACATGAAAATGGCAGATGTCTGCCAGGTCTTTAAAGATGCCGGCATGAATGAGGTGAGCTCAATACTGGCGTCCGGAAATATTGTGTTTTCTTCAGATAAAAATAGTGATGAATTAAAGACAATTCTGGAAAAAGCAATGTCAGAGCATTTTTCTTATGAAGCATTTTTGTTTGTGAGATCTCAGGAAGAAGTAGAAGTGTTGTGGAACAGTATTCCTTTTGAAAAGAATGATACATTTCACATTTATGGCTTTATAGGAATGCCGGGTGTGGAAAAGGTTCTGATGGAGGAGTTTCAGAAAGCGGCTCAGGATGAAAATGAAAAAGCTGCGATTGTTAATGGTATATTTTATTGGCAGGTTCCTAAAGGAAATACGTTGGATTCTACCTTTGGAAAAGTATTAGGTAAAAAGAGCCTTAAAGATCAGTTTACCAGCAGAAATGTGAATACGTTTGAGAAGGTCTTGAAGAAGATGGGGTAA
- a CDS encoding PLP-dependent cysteine synthase family protein: MSNVYDNILGLIGHTPMVKLNTVTKDIPATVYAKLESYNPGHSTKDRIALHIIENAEKKGLLKEDSVVVETTSGNTGFSIAMVCIIKGYKCILAVSDKTKPEKIAYLKALGATVYICPANVPADDPRSYYEVAKRIAKETPNSIYINQYFNELNIDAHYQTTGPEIWEQTQGKITHLFACTGTGGTLSGSAKFLKEKNPDIKIIGVDADGSILKSYHETGEIHKEDVHPYQIEGMGKNLIPSALLFDKVDEFVRVNDEMSAYRTREIALKEAIMGGYTTGAVTQGLMQYAQSHELTENDLVVLIYPDHGSRYITKVYSDKWMAEQGFVNNCVHNYDEVFKTEFIK; this comes from the coding sequence ATGAGTAATGTTTACGATAATATCCTTGGCCTGATAGGACATACTCCTATGGTGAAGCTAAATACTGTTACAAAAGATATTCCAGCAACCGTTTATGCCAAGTTAGAATCATATAATCCTGGACATTCCACCAAAGACCGAATCGCACTTCATATTATAGAGAACGCAGAGAAAAAAGGCCTTTTAAAAGAAGATTCTGTAGTTGTAGAAACTACTTCCGGTAATACCGGGTTTTCTATTGCGATGGTATGTATCATTAAGGGATATAAATGTATTCTTGCAGTAAGTGATAAAACAAAACCCGAAAAAATTGCTTACCTGAAAGCATTGGGAGCGACGGTGTATATATGTCCGGCCAATGTACCGGCTGATGATCCCAGATCATATTATGAAGTAGCTAAAAGAATCGCTAAGGAAACTCCTAATTCTATTTACATCAATCAATATTTTAACGAGCTTAATATTGATGCACATTATCAGACAACAGGTCCTGAGATCTGGGAACAGACACAAGGTAAGATCACTCACCTTTTTGCCTGTACAGGAACTGGTGGAACATTATCAGGTTCGGCGAAGTTTCTGAAGGAAAAAAATCCGGATATCAAGATCATCGGAGTTGATGCAGATGGTTCTATTCTAAAGAGCTATCACGAGACAGGAGAAATTCACAAAGAAGATGTACATCCTTATCAGATTGAGGGAATGGGTAAAAACCTGATCCCTTCTGCCCTGCTTTTTGACAAGGTAGATGAGTTTGTAAGGGTAAATGATGAAATGTCTGCCTACAGAACCCGCGAAATTGCTTTAAAAGAAGCGATCATGGGTGGCTACACTACCGGAGCTGTAACACAGGGACTAATGCAGTATGCCCAGTCTCATGAACTTACAGAAAACGACCTGGTTGTTTTAATTTATCCTGACCATGGCTCAAGATACATCACTAAAGTATACAGTGATAAATGGATGGCTGAACAGGGATTTGTCAACAACTGTGTTCACAACTATGACGAAGTTTTCAAAACGGAGTTTATCAAATAA